A genomic segment from Brienomyrus brachyistius isolate T26 chromosome 9, BBRACH_0.4, whole genome shotgun sequence encodes:
- the nes gene encoding nestin isoform X26 — MEVPSYMGTEKYQMLELNKRLETYLGRVKFLEEENKLLHGEVEALRQSKNQRVWKGQLEGELRKTREEVEAALREKDRVELEVSNLNEELQMLQLQRKKVAVARAETKKTVDESKKQLEEEHRGQIWLREKLAQLEKELQFHMEVHQEDVSLLQTQIIHTQYVPPHTYVQPQLLGLEDIKQEFSQRAARAWQEAAGSFQNQVQRLEDSLTQAKSRMAQVSQEKKESYLMAQCLAKELEAAQAKKELLEKNVSQQKDRQLKELQHLEVHLEALESEKAELSNQTAAILKDRHNLLQLKLSLGLEVATYRTLLDSESLRPRVSPKIYYQSASTSREVPKHQTIKQSLTPTISVKPGRRSEMTAPTMAPASLQAPKVNPNEKSIRSEMTNNEEDGWCAESPGSPGWSTHYSKADVIDSSLSGDVRAVEADEGEDHAYALSEQMAQELRATVISLDTSVTETSAIRETHIKEMEEECNLEIAGLEKNLTKQPSLAGEELDQDSKNTLKCLTVTPQFAVDIKGLLSSEQTLDVSEKENPDALKADQLEDNFSDRPVEEVSEMTEKYLPVEAVDESLLVWGEKQVGSEEVNGMESMTSGSKSEPESERELELETIPNETDSFGFEALVSNQSNSAELMLDEKTAEESQSSMTEVKGMQFSEEISLNHRQTTTSYEESKDNVGSMAHQQVDELTLEECRTCELKGCVRKLEEENAGDVAEQTCDNGERDEEKIDGVMEVGEENQSFHTSTLIFECPRVEKTNEQQVHLFTNAEQQEFSDNDDVSNATNSWRTGGDLDSTDSYALENTLADTRPLIRYRSDETDMNTQASHLGETDSSEDEEQESGAGIFEKEKRYSLGSRGDRMIEDLIEEPEWEEIQKSENAGCFNNRETDTSQIEEDDGHGIDKIEEKEIHFEGNVGCLESDGKSVLEIDRKAMLSEENIDLDQAEQDRALGNKAYDQTNLNKDMGDHVDGIVSTGSTDTKADLEKYCYDKATPLSSMEVDSNFLPQETDSTDIKADLEKDGEDDPTTQINWEVDSNFLPQATDSTDIKADLDKDSEDDPTTQINLEVDSNFLPQATDSTDIKADLEKDSEDDPTTQINLEMDSNFLPQATDSTDIKADLEKDSEDDPTTQINLEVDSNFLPQATDSTDIKADLEKDSEDDPTTQINWEVDTNFLPQATDSIDIKADLEKDSEDDPTTQINWEVDTNFLPQATDSIDIKADLEKDSEDDPTTQINLEVDTNFLPQATDSTDIKADLEKDSEDDPTTQINWEVDTNFLPQETDSTDIKADLEKDSEDDPTTQINWEVDSNFLPQPTDSTDIKADLEKDSEDDPTTQINWEVDTNFLPQETDSTDIKADLEKDSEDDPTTQINLEMDSNFLPQATDSTDIKADLEKDSEDDPTTQINLEMDSNFLPQATDSTDIKADLEKDSEDDPTTQINLEAESKFLPQETDSTDIKADLEKDSEDDPTTQINLEADSNFLPQQGTIECEEFMEPKSHASCDSETNLVNPVNINSEESSGNLSDNEEGIRKESFVENFTISSYGQSPSTENDNTSEILHSQTVTSDEGSEKVLKSEVTEMRPEQKEEDGENSSMLTNVDFNDDLSLHSEITSIAEVLEHTAISDLEDSYSSEDDSPNASQSLKSINQEDISENHKEKETMTCSVNDSGLIGGTEKHFPKLSSTSIENAWGSSDHIQDDKRGILGTDLKASDQFIQSDENIKEYFSYTEQKYGESKASEQQNGNDHDSETKEDEIFTAEVEGLPRIHEKCTELFSATLNEEFWNSNGKMGAFFHPQECGNSECVHTHPNQNAENTENMLETKQCTELRLKEAQSHGLPVQEQIPAHIEQLLYENMERDKKHSEESLEEEDSWSGGED; from the exons ATGGAGGTCCCCAGCTACATGGGAACTGAGAAGTACCAGATGCTGGAGCTCAACAAGCGTTTGGAGACATACCTGGGCAGGGTGAAGTTCCTTGAGGAGGAGAACAAGCTGCTACATGGGGAAGTTGAGGCTCTGAGGCAGAGTAAGAACCAGCGGGTCTGGAAAGGACAGCTGGAGGGTGAGCTGAGGAAGACCAGGGAGGAAGTGGAGGCAGCTTTGAGGGAGAAGGACAGGGTGGAGCTCGAAGTAAGCAATCTTAATGAGGAGCTGCAGATGCTTCAGCTACAGAGGAAGAAGGTGGCAGTTGCCCGGGCTGAGACCAAGAAGACAGTAGATGAAAGTAAGAAACAACTGGAGGAGGAACATAGAGGCCAGATCTGGCTACGAGAGAAGCTGGCTCAACTGGAGAAAGAGCTGCAGTTCCACATGGAGGTCCACCAAGAGGATGTCTCACTCCTGCAAACCCAGATAATCCACACCCAGTATGTCCCTCCTCATACTTATGTTCAACCACAGCTACTTGGCCTTGAGGACATAAAGCAAGAGTTCTCCCAGAGGGCTGCCCGGGCATGGCAGGAGGCAGCGGGATCATTTCAGAACCAGGTTCAGCGTCTGGAAGACTCTCTGACCCAGGCCAAGTCTCGTATGGCCCAGGTGAGCCAAGAGAAGAAGGAGAGCTACTTGATGGCCCAGTGCCTAGCCAAGGAGCTGGAAGCAGCCCAGGCCAAGAAGGAGCTCCTTGAGAAGAACGTTTCTCAACAGAAGGACAGGCAGCTGAAAGAGCTCCAGCACCTAGAG GTGCATCTGGAGGCCCTGGAAAGCGAGAAAGCAGAGCTTAGTAACCAGACTGCGGCTATTCTGAAGGACAGACACAACCTGCTGCAGCTGAAGCTGTCGCTGGGGCTGGAGGTGGCCACATACAG AACTCTACTAGACAGTGAGAGTCTGAGACCACGTGTGTCTCCCAAAATTTACTACCAGAGTGCCAGCACTTCCC GTGAAGTGCCAAAGCATCAGACTATTAAACAAAGCCTTACCCCCACCATTTCAGTAAAGCCTGGGAGGAGGTCTGAGATGACTGCACCAACAATGGCCCCAGCAAGCCTTCAGGCCCCAAAAGTCAACCCTAACGAAAAGTCCATCAGATCTGAAATGACAAATAATGAGGAAGATGGATGGTGTGCAGAGTCACCCGGTTCTCCAGGTTGGTCAACACATTACTCAAAAGCAGATGTGATTGACAGCAGTTTAAGTGGAGATGTAAGAGCCGTTGAGGCCGATGAGGGGGAGGACCATGCCTACGCTCTCTCTGAGCAAATGGCACAAGAATTAAGAGCCACTGTAATTAGTCTAGACACATCTGTCACCGAGACGTCTGCCATCAGGGAAACGCACATTAAAGAAATGGAGGAGGAATGTAATTTAGAGATCGCTGGGCTCGAAAAAAATCTGACAAAGCAGCCGTCCCTTGCAGGAGAAGAGTTAGACCAGGAttcaaaaaacacattaaaatgtttGACAGTGACACCCCAATTCGCTGTTGACATCAAAGGGCTCCTTAGCTCTGAACAAACACTTGatgtttctgaaaaagaaaatccAGATGCTTTGAAGGCCGATCAACTGGAAGACAACTTTAGTGACAGACCTGTAGAGGAGGTCTCTGAAATGACTGAAAAGTACCTTCCAGTTGAAGCTGTAGATGAATCATTGTTAGTATGGGGTGAAAAACAAGTAGGGTCAGAGGAGGTTAATGGAATGGAAAGCATGACATCGGGATCTAAGTCAGAACCAGAATCAGAAAGAGAATTAGAACTGGAAACCATCCCAAATGAGACAGATTCCTTTGGCTTTGAGGCTTTAGTTAGTAATCAGTCCAACTCTGCGGAGTTAATGCTGGATGAGAAAACTGCAGAAGAATCACAGTCATCTATGACAGAAGTAAAGGGTATGCAGTTTTCGGAAGAGATTTCTTTGAATCACAGGCAGACAACAACATCTTATGAAGAAAGTAAGGACAATGTGGGGAGCATGGCCCACCAGCAAGTGGACGAACTGACTCTGGAAGAATGTAGAACTTGTGAACTGAAGGGATGCGTACGTAAATTAGAGGAAGAGAATGCAGGAGATGTAGCAGAACAGACGTGTGATAATGGGGAGAGAGATGAGGAAAAAATAGATGGAGTGATGGAGGTAGGAGAAGAAAATCAGAGTTTCCACACCAGCACTTTGATTTTCGAGTGCCCAAGAGTAGAGAAAACTAATGAACAGCAAGTGCATTTATTCACCAATGCGGAGCAACAAGAATTCTCTGACAATGACGACGTTTCGAATGCCACCAATTCATGGAGAACAGGGGGAGATCTTGACAGCACTGATAGCTATGCTTTGGAGAACACGCTTGCCGACACCCGTCCCTTGATCCGATACAGGAGTGATGAGACAGACATGAACACTCAAGCATCACACTTAGGCGAGACCGActccagtgaggatgaagaACAAGAGTCAGGAGCGGGAATttttgaaaaggaaaaaaggtACAGCCTCGGTTCTAGAGGCGACCGGATGATAGAGGATCTCATTGAAGAGCCAGAATGGGAGGAGATACAAAAGAGCGAGAATGCAGGCTGCTTTAATAATAGAGAGACTGATACAAGTCAAATAGAGGAGGATGATGGTCACGGAATTGATAAAATTGAAGAGAAAGAGATACATTTTGAAGGCAATGTTGGATGTTTGGAATCTGATGGAAAATCTGTACTGGAGATAGACAGGAAAGCAATGTTAAGTGAAGAGAATATAGACCTAGATCAAGCAGAACAGGACAGGGCTCTTGGAAATAAGGCATATGACCAGACAAACCTGAATAAGGACATGGGTGATCATGTTGATGGAATCGTAAGTACAGGTTCAACTGACACCAAAGCAGATTTAGAAAAATATTGTTATGATAAAGCCACACCCCTAAGTAGTATGGAGGTGGACAGCAATTTTCTACCACAAGAAACAGACTCAACTGATATCAAAGCAGATTTAGAGAAAGACGGTGAAGATGACCCCACAACCCAAATTAATTGGGAGGTGGACAGCAATTTTCTACCACAAGCAACAGATTCAACTGATATCAAAGCAGACTTAGACAAAGACAGTGAAGATGACCCCACaacccaaattaatttggaggtGGACAGCAATTTTCTACCACAAGCAACAGATTCAACTGATATCAAAGCAGATTTAGAGAAAGACAGTGAAGATGACCCCACaacccaaattaatttggagatGGACAGCAATTTTCTACCACAAGCAACAGATTCAACTGATATCAAAGCAGATTTAGAGAAAGACAGTGAAGATGACCCCACaacccaaattaatttggaggtGGACAGCAATTTTCTACCACAAGCAACAGATTCAACTGATATCAAAGCAGATTTAGAGAAAGACAGTGAAGATGACCCCACAACCCAAATTAATTGGGAG gtGGACACCAATTTTCTACCACAAGCAACAGATTCAATTGATATCAAAGCAGATTTAGAGAAAGACAGTGAAGATGACCCCACAACCCAAATTAATTGGGAGGTGGACACCAATTTTCTACCACAAGCAACAGATTCAATTGATATCAAAGCAGATTTAGAGAAAGACAGTGAAGATGACCCCACaacccaaattaatttggaggtGGACACCAATTTTCTACCACAAGCAACAGATTCAACTGATATCAAAGCAGATTTAGAGAAAGACAGTGAAGATGACCCCACAACCCAAATTAATTGGGAGGTGGACACCAATTTTCTACCACAAGAAACAGATTCAACTGATATCAAAGCAGATTTAGAGAAAGACAGTGAAGATGACCCCACAACCCAAATTAATTGGGAGGTGGACAGCAATTTTCTACCACAACCAACAGATTCAACTGATATCAAAGCAGATTTAGAGAAAGACAGTGAAGATGACCCCACAACCCAAATTAATTGGGAGGTGGACACCAATTTTCTACCACAAGAAACAGATTCAACTGATATCAAAGCAGATTTAGAGAAAGACAGTGAAGATGACCCCACaacccaaattaatttggagatGGACAGCAATTTTCTACCACAAGCAACAGATTCAACTGATATCAAAGCAGATTTAGAGAAAGACAGTGAAGATGACCCCACaacccaaattaatttggagatGGACAGCAATTTTCTACCACAAGCAACAGATTCAACTGATATCAAAGCAGATTTAGAGAAAGACAGTGAAGATGACCCCACaacccaaattaatttggaggcGGAGAGCAAGTTTCTACCACAAGAAACAGATTCAACTGATATCAAAGCAGATTTAGAGAAAGACAGTGAAGATGACCCCACaacccaaattaatttggaggcGGACAGCAATTTTCTGCCACAGCAAGGAACTATAGAATGTGAGGAATTCATGGAGCCAAAGAGTCATGCCAGCTGTGACAGTGAAACAAACCTtgtcaatcctgttaatatcaACAGTGAAGAAAGCTCAGGGAATTTGTCAGACAATGAGGAAGGTATCAGAAAAGAATCATTTGTTGAGAACTTCACGATATCATCATATGGGCAGTCACCATCCACTGAAAATGACAACACCAGTGAGATATTACATTCACAAACTGTGACTTCAGACGAAGGGTCAGAAAAAGTGCTGAAAAGTGAGGTAACGGAAATGCGTCCTGAGCAGAAAGAGGAGGATGGCGAGAACTCATCCATGCTAACAAATGTGGATTTCAACGATGATCTCTCATTGCACAGTGAGATCACAAGCATCGCAGAAGTTCTAGAACATACTGCCATATCAGACTTAGAGGATTCGTACAGTTCTGAAGATGACTCACCCAATGCCAGTCAGTCATTAAAATCTATCAATCAGGAGGACATCTCTGAAAATCACAAAGAGAAGGAAACAATGACATGTTCTGTGAATGATTCTGGATTAATAGGAGGGACAGAGAAGCATTTTCCAAAATTATCCAGCACCTCTATAGAAAATGCCTGGGGCAGCAGTGATCACATCCAAGATGATAAGAGGGGGATTCTAGGCACAGATTTAAAGGCATCTGaccagtttatccaaagtgacgaaaacataaaagaatacttttcatACAccgagcaaaaatatggagagTCAAAAGCTTCGGAACAGCAAAATGGAAACGATCATGATAGTGAAACAAAGGAAGATGAGATCTTCACAGCAGAAGTTGAGGGACTTCCCCGAATACATGAAAAATGCACAGAGTTGTTCAGCGCCACTCTTAATGAAGAGTTCTGGAATTCTAATGGAAAGATGGGAGCCTTCTTTCATCCACAGGAGTGTGGGAATTCGGAATGCGTTCACACGCACCCTAATCAGAACGCGGAAAATACAGAGAACATGCTAGAAACAAAACAATGCACAGAATTAAGACTAAAGGAGGCTCAATCACACGGTCTACCAGTGCAAGAGCAGATCCCGGCTCACATCGAGCAGCTATTGTACGAAAACATGGAAAGAGACAAGAAACATTCTGAAGAATCTCTGGAAGAGGAAgactcctggtctggtggagaAGATTAG
- the nes gene encoding nestin isoform X32 → MEVPSYMGTEKYQMLELNKRLETYLGRVKFLEEENKLLHGEVEALRQSKNQRVWKGQLEGELRKTREEVEAALREKDRVELEVSNLNEELQMLQLQRKKVAVARAETKKTVDESKKQLEEEHRGQIWLREKLAQLEKELQFHMEVHQEDVSLLQTQIIHTQYVPPHTYVQPQLLGLEDIKQEFSQRAARAWQEAAGSFQNQVQRLEDSLTQAKSRMAQVSQEKKESYLMAQCLAKELEAAQAKKELLEKNVSQQKDRQLKELQHLEVHLEALESEKAELSNQTAAILKDRHNLLQLKLSLGLEVATYRTLLDSESLRPRVSPKIYYQSASTSREVPKHQTIKQSLTPTISVKPGRRSEMTAPTMAPASLQAPKVNPNEKSIRSEMTNNEEDGWCAESPGSPGWSTHYSKADVIDSSLSGDVRAVEADEGEDHAYALSEQMAQELRATVISLDTSVTETSAIRETHIKEMEEECNLEIAGLEKNLTKQPSLAGEELDQDSKNTLKCLTVTPQFAVDIKGLLSSEQTLDVSEKENPDALKADQLEDNFSDRPVEEVSEMTEKYLPVEAVDESLLVWGEKQVGSEEVNGMESMTSGSKSEPESERELELETIPNETDSFGFEALVSNQSNSAELMLDEKTAEESQSSMTEVKGMQFSEEISLNHRQTTTSYEESKDNVGSMAHQQVDELTLEECRTCELKGCVRKLEEENAGDVAEQTCDNGERDEEKIDGVMEVGEENQSFHTSTLIFECPRVEKTNEQQVHLFTNAEQQEFSDNDDVSNATNSWRTGGDLDSTDSYALENTLADTRPLIRYRSDETDMNTQASHLGETDSSEDEEQESGAGIFEKEKRYSLGSRGDRMIEDLIEEPEWEEIQKSENAGCFNNRETDTSQIEEDDGHGIDKIEEKEIHFEGNVGCLESDGKSVLEIDRKAMLSEENIDLDQAEQDRALGNKAYDQTNLNKDMGDHVDGIVSTGSTDTKADLEKYCYDKATPLSSMEVDSNFLPQETDSTDIKADLEKDGEDDPTTQINWEVDSNFLPQATDSTDIKADLDKDSEDDPTTQINLEVDSNFLPQATDSTDIKADLEKDSEDDPTTQINLEMDSNFLPQATDSTDIKADLEKDSEDDPTTQINLEVDSNFLPQATDSTDIKADLEKDSEDDPTTQINWEMDSNFLPQATDSTDIKADLEKDSEDDPTTQINWEVDTNFLPQATDSTDIKADLEKDSEDDPTTQINWEVDTNFLPQETDSTDIKADLEKDSEDDPTTQINWEVDSNFLPQPTDSTDIKADLEKDSEDDPTTQINWEVDTNFLPQETDSTDIKADLEKDSEDDPTTQINLEMDSNFLPQATDSTDIKADLEKDSEDDPTTQINLEMDSNFLPQATDSTDIKADLEKDSEDDPTTQINLEAESKFLPQETDSTDIKADLEKDSEDDPTTQINLEADSNFLPQQGTIECEEFMEPKSHASCDSETNLVNPVNINSEESSGNLSDNEEGIRKESFVENFTISSYGQSPSTENDNTSEILHSQTVTSDEGSEKVLKSEVTEMRPEQKEEDGENSSMLTNVDFNDDLSLHSEITSIAEVLEHTAISDLEDSYSSEDDSPNASQSLKSINQEDISENHKEKETMTCSVNDSGLIGGTEKHFPKLSSTSIENAWGSSDHIQDDKRGILGTDLKASDQFIQSDENIKEYFSYTEQKYGESKASEQQNGNDHDSETKEDEIFTAEVEGLPRIHEKCTELFSATLNEEFWNSNGKMGAFFHPQECGNSECVHTHPNQNAENTENMLETKQCTELRLKEAQSHGLPVQEQIPAHIEQLLYENMERDKKHSEESLEEEDSWSGGED, encoded by the exons ATGGAGGTCCCCAGCTACATGGGAACTGAGAAGTACCAGATGCTGGAGCTCAACAAGCGTTTGGAGACATACCTGGGCAGGGTGAAGTTCCTTGAGGAGGAGAACAAGCTGCTACATGGGGAAGTTGAGGCTCTGAGGCAGAGTAAGAACCAGCGGGTCTGGAAAGGACAGCTGGAGGGTGAGCTGAGGAAGACCAGGGAGGAAGTGGAGGCAGCTTTGAGGGAGAAGGACAGGGTGGAGCTCGAAGTAAGCAATCTTAATGAGGAGCTGCAGATGCTTCAGCTACAGAGGAAGAAGGTGGCAGTTGCCCGGGCTGAGACCAAGAAGACAGTAGATGAAAGTAAGAAACAACTGGAGGAGGAACATAGAGGCCAGATCTGGCTACGAGAGAAGCTGGCTCAACTGGAGAAAGAGCTGCAGTTCCACATGGAGGTCCACCAAGAGGATGTCTCACTCCTGCAAACCCAGATAATCCACACCCAGTATGTCCCTCCTCATACTTATGTTCAACCACAGCTACTTGGCCTTGAGGACATAAAGCAAGAGTTCTCCCAGAGGGCTGCCCGGGCATGGCAGGAGGCAGCGGGATCATTTCAGAACCAGGTTCAGCGTCTGGAAGACTCTCTGACCCAGGCCAAGTCTCGTATGGCCCAGGTGAGCCAAGAGAAGAAGGAGAGCTACTTGATGGCCCAGTGCCTAGCCAAGGAGCTGGAAGCAGCCCAGGCCAAGAAGGAGCTCCTTGAGAAGAACGTTTCTCAACAGAAGGACAGGCAGCTGAAAGAGCTCCAGCACCTAGAG GTGCATCTGGAGGCCCTGGAAAGCGAGAAAGCAGAGCTTAGTAACCAGACTGCGGCTATTCTGAAGGACAGACACAACCTGCTGCAGCTGAAGCTGTCGCTGGGGCTGGAGGTGGCCACATACAG AACTCTACTAGACAGTGAGAGTCTGAGACCACGTGTGTCTCCCAAAATTTACTACCAGAGTGCCAGCACTTCCC GTGAAGTGCCAAAGCATCAGACTATTAAACAAAGCCTTACCCCCACCATTTCAGTAAAGCCTGGGAGGAGGTCTGAGATGACTGCACCAACAATGGCCCCAGCAAGCCTTCAGGCCCCAAAAGTCAACCCTAACGAAAAGTCCATCAGATCTGAAATGACAAATAATGAGGAAGATGGATGGTGTGCAGAGTCACCCGGTTCTCCAGGTTGGTCAACACATTACTCAAAAGCAGATGTGATTGACAGCAGTTTAAGTGGAGATGTAAGAGCCGTTGAGGCCGATGAGGGGGAGGACCATGCCTACGCTCTCTCTGAGCAAATGGCACAAGAATTAAGAGCCACTGTAATTAGTCTAGACACATCTGTCACCGAGACGTCTGCCATCAGGGAAACGCACATTAAAGAAATGGAGGAGGAATGTAATTTAGAGATCGCTGGGCTCGAAAAAAATCTGACAAAGCAGCCGTCCCTTGCAGGAGAAGAGTTAGACCAGGAttcaaaaaacacattaaaatgtttGACAGTGACACCCCAATTCGCTGTTGACATCAAAGGGCTCCTTAGCTCTGAACAAACACTTGatgtttctgaaaaagaaaatccAGATGCTTTGAAGGCCGATCAACTGGAAGACAACTTTAGTGACAGACCTGTAGAGGAGGTCTCTGAAATGACTGAAAAGTACCTTCCAGTTGAAGCTGTAGATGAATCATTGTTAGTATGGGGTGAAAAACAAGTAGGGTCAGAGGAGGTTAATGGAATGGAAAGCATGACATCGGGATCTAAGTCAGAACCAGAATCAGAAAGAGAATTAGAACTGGAAACCATCCCAAATGAGACAGATTCCTTTGGCTTTGAGGCTTTAGTTAGTAATCAGTCCAACTCTGCGGAGTTAATGCTGGATGAGAAAACTGCAGAAGAATCACAGTCATCTATGACAGAAGTAAAGGGTATGCAGTTTTCGGAAGAGATTTCTTTGAATCACAGGCAGACAACAACATCTTATGAAGAAAGTAAGGACAATGTGGGGAGCATGGCCCACCAGCAAGTGGACGAACTGACTCTGGAAGAATGTAGAACTTGTGAACTGAAGGGATGCGTACGTAAATTAGAGGAAGAGAATGCAGGAGATGTAGCAGAACAGACGTGTGATAATGGGGAGAGAGATGAGGAAAAAATAGATGGAGTGATGGAGGTAGGAGAAGAAAATCAGAGTTTCCACACCAGCACTTTGATTTTCGAGTGCCCAAGAGTAGAGAAAACTAATGAACAGCAAGTGCATTTATTCACCAATGCGGAGCAACAAGAATTCTCTGACAATGACGACGTTTCGAATGCCACCAATTCATGGAGAACAGGGGGAGATCTTGACAGCACTGATAGCTATGCTTTGGAGAACACGCTTGCCGACACCCGTCCCTTGATCCGATACAGGAGTGATGAGACAGACATGAACACTCAAGCATCACACTTAGGCGAGACCGActccagtgaggatgaagaACAAGAGTCAGGAGCGGGAATttttgaaaaggaaaaaaggtACAGCCTCGGTTCTAGAGGCGACCGGATGATAGAGGATCTCATTGAAGAGCCAGAATGGGAGGAGATACAAAAGAGCGAGAATGCAGGCTGCTTTAATAATAGAGAGACTGATACAAGTCAAATAGAGGAGGATGATGGTCACGGAATTGATAAAATTGAAGAGAAAGAGATACATTTTGAAGGCAATGTTGGATGTTTGGAATCTGATGGAAAATCTGTACTGGAGATAGACAGGAAAGCAATGTTAAGTGAAGAGAATATAGACCTAGATCAAGCAGAACAGGACAGGGCTCTTGGAAATAAGGCATATGACCAGACAAACCTGAATAAGGACATGGGTGATCATGTTGATGGAATCGTAAGTACAGGTTCAACTGACACCAAAGCAGATTTAGAAAAATATTGTTATGATAAAGCCACACCCCTAAGTAGTATGGAGGTGGACAGCAATTTTCTACCACAAGAAACAGACTCAACTGATATCAAAGCAGATTTAGAGAAAGACGGTGAAGATGACCCCACAACCCAAATTAATTGGGAGGTGGACAGCAATTTTCTACCACAAGCAACAGATTCAACTGATATCAAAGCAGACTTAGACAAAGACAGTGAAGATGACCCCACaacccaaattaatttggaggtGGACAGCAATTTTCTACCACAAGCAACAGATTCAACTGATATCAAAGCAGATTTAGAGAAAGACAGTGAAGATGACCCCACaacccaaattaatttggagatGGACAGCAATTTTCTACCACAAGCAACAGATTCAACTGATATCAAAGCAGATTTAGAGAAAGACAGTGAAGATGACCCCACaacccaaattaatttggaggtGGACAGCAATTTTCTACCACAAGCAACAGATTCAACTGATATCAAAGCAGATTTAGAGAAAGACAGTGAAGATGACCCCACAACCCAAATTAATTGGGAG ATGGACAGCAATTTTCTACCACAAGCAACAGATTCAACTGATATCAAAGCAGATTTAGAGAAAGACAGTGAAGATGACCCCACAACCCAAATTAATTGGGAG gtGGACACCAATTTTCTACCACAAGCAACAGATTCAACTGATATCAAAGCAGATTTAGAGAAAGACAGTGAAGATGACCCCACAACCCAAATTAATTGGGAGGTGGACACCAATTTTCTACCACAAGAAACAGATTCAACTGATATCAAAGCAGATTTAGAGAAAGACAGTGAAGATGACCCCACAACCCAAATTAATTGGGAGGTGGACAGCAATTTTCTACCACAACCAACAGATTCAACTGATATCAAAGCAGATTTAGAGAAAGACAGTGAAGATGACCCCACAACCCAAATTAATTGGGAGGTGGACACCAATTTTCTACCACAAGAAACAGATTCAACTGATATCAAAGCAGATTTAGAGAAAGACAGTGAAGATGACCCCACaacccaaattaatttggagatGGACAGCAATTTTCTACCACAAGCAACAGATTCAACTGATATCAAAGCAGATTTAGAGAAAGACAGTGAAGATGACCCCACaacccaaattaatttggagatGGACAGCAATTTTCTACCACAAGCAACAGATTCAACTGATATCAAAGCAGATTTAGAGAAAGACAGTGAAGATGACCCCACaacccaaattaatttggaggcGGAGAGCAAGTTTCTACCACAAGAAACAGATTCAACTGATATCAAAGCAGATTTAGAGAAAGACAGTGAAGATGACCCCACaacccaaattaatttggaggcGGACAGCAATTTTCTGCCACAGCAAGGAACTATAGAATGTGAGGAATTCATGGAGCCAAAGAGTCATGCCAGCTGTGACAGTGAAACAAACCTtgtcaatcctgttaatatcaACAGTGAAGAAAGCTCAGGGAATTTGTCAGACAATGAGGAAGGTATCAGAAAAGAATCATTTGTTGAGAACTTCACGATATCATCATATGGGCAGTCACCATCCACTGAAAATGACAACACCAGTGAGATATTACATTCACAAACTGTGACTTCAGACGAAGGGTCAGAAAAAGTGCTGAAAAGTGAGGTAACGGAAATGCGTCCTGAGCAGAAAGAGGAGGATGGCGAGAACTCATCCATGCTAACAAATGTGGATTTCAACGATGATCTCTCATTGCACAGTGAGATCACAAGCATCGCAGAAGTTCTAGAACATACTGCCATATCAGACTTAGAGGATTCGTACAGTTCTGAAGATGACTCACCCAATGCCAGTCAGTCATTAAAATCTATCAATCAGGAGGACATCTCTGAAAATCACAAAGAGAAGGAAACAATGACATGTTCTGTGAATGATTCTGGATTAATAGGAGGGACAGAGAAGCATTTTCCAAAATTATCCAGCACCTCTATAGAAAATGCCTGGGGCAGCAGTGATCACATCCAAGATGATAAGAGGGGGATTCTAGGCACAGATTTAAAGGCATCTGaccagtttatccaaagtgacgaaaacataaaagaatacttttcatACAccgagcaaaaatatggagagTCAAAAGCTTCGGAACAGCAAAATGGAAACGATCATGATAGTGAAACAAAGGAAGATGAGATCTTCACAGCAGAAGTTGAGGGACTTCCCCGAATACATGAAAAATGCACAGAGTTGTTCAGCGCCACTCTTAATGAAGAGTTCTGGAATTCTAATGGAAAGATGGGAGCCTTCTTTCATCCACAGGAGTGTGGGAATTCGGAATGCGTTCACACGCACCCTAATCAGAACGCGGAAAATACAGAGAACATGCTAGAAACAAAACAATGCACAGAATTAAGACTAAAGGAGGCTCAATCACACGGTCTACCAGTGCAAGAGCAGATCCCGGCTCACATCGAGCAGCTATTGTACGAAAACATGGAAAGAGACAAGAAACATTCTGAAGAATCTCTGGAAGAGGAAgactcctggtctggtggagaAGATTAG